The genomic window GCTGACCCAGGGGGCGAGGGCCCGCAGCCGCTCATAGCCGGTGTTGCGCGCCCTCGCGGCGGAGAAGGGCTGGGAGGCGTCCAGCTCGACGACCTCCACGCCCATCGACCGCGCCCGCTCCACGCTCCCGTCCACCGACCCCGAGTCGACGTACACGACGGGGAAGCCCTGATCGGCCACCGACCTCAAGCAGCAGACCAGGCGATCGCCCTCGTTGCGGCCGATGACGACGATTCCGAGTTTTGTCATGGTTTGCGGGAATCGCCGACGAGGGACCTTCGCCCGCTTCGTGCCGACTCGCGCAGGCGCGACGACACCGCCGGTCGATCGCCTCGACGGTCCTTCCATCCTTCGGGTGTCAGTTCAAATCGAGGCGCGCACGACCATCGCGGGGGACTCGCGATGGAGAGATCCGAGCGAGGCCGGACATCAGGATGTCAGTGCGGAGGGCGGCAGCCCGATGGGATCCGCCCCCGCGAGGTCCGCATGGGCCCCCGACATCCGCTCGATCTCGACCGCTGTCCTCGCCGGCACGACACGGCGGGGACTCGCTCGCTAATGCCTTATGACGGCGTAAATATACCGTCCCATGAAGAGAAAAATCTACCGATGCGACGCGCAGCCGTCAAGCACGTGGTGAATCCGCAACACCCCGAACGGAACGGGATGACACCGAGACTTCCTCAGGCAAACGTCTCGGCCGGGAGGGGCTGCTCGACAAGAGCCGGGTTCTGGACCTCCTCGACCTGGAAGCCGGCCCCGAAGACGCTGTGCCGGAACGAGTCTCGCAGATAATGCGGCGGGTCGGTGTCGGGCCTCCGCGAGGCCCATCGGCGCAGCCGCCACAGGGCGAATCCGGTCAGGAACGCGGCGTCCGCCGCGGCGGCGTAGAACGGGCCGTGATGCTTCAGGTAATACCGCCTGCGGGCTTGGAACCAGTAGGCCGGCCGCCGCTTCTGGACACGGGCCACGACGCCGGTCGAGGCCCCTTCCAGGTGGACGATCCGGCTCTCGGGCACGTGCCAGACCTCCCACCCGGCGCGTCGGGCCCTCATGCAGATGTCCGCGTCGTCGAAGTAGGTGTAGAGGCCCTCGTCGAGCAGCCCGATCTCGTCGAGCATGCTCCGTCGCAGCATCATGCCGGCGCCAGAGACCCAGTCCGCCTGGCAATCCGAGGACGGCGGCGGCGGGACGACCGCCGATCGTGCGAGGAGCCTCGACACCGGCCCCAGCCGGAGCCCCCGGTCGAGCTCGCTGGCGATCGAGTGGAACCGGAATGGCGAGCACTGCACCTCGCCCTCGGGTGACAGGAACCGCCCGCCCGCGATGCCGGCTCGCGGGTGATGATCCATGAAGTCCACCAGGATCTCGAGCGCCCGCGGCTGGACGATCGTGTCGGCGTTGAGGAGGTAGACATACTCCGGGGGGTCGGCCCACTCGAGGGCCTCGCGGATCAGGATGTTGTTCCCCCCGCAGAAGCCGCGGTTGGGGGAGATGGCGGTCAGCTCGCACCAAG from Aquisphaera giovannonii includes these protein-coding regions:
- a CDS encoding glycosyltransferase family 2 protein, with the translated sequence MKLYVVILCYRVPELTIDCLRSLAPEIGRVPGMKVGVCENGTGPEAAEMIRRAIEENGWGPWCELTAISPNRGFCGGNNILIREALEWADPPEYVYLLNADTIVQPRALEILVDFMDHHPRAGIAGGRFLSPEGEVQCSPFRFHSIASELDRGLRLGPVSRLLARSAVVPPPPSSDCQADWVSGAGMMLRRSMLDEIGLLDEGLYTYFDDADICMRARRAGWEVWHVPESRIVHLEGASTGVVARVQKRRPAYWFQARRRYYLKHHGPFYAAAADAAFLTGFALWRLRRWASRRPDTDPPHYLRDSFRHSVFGAGFQVEEVQNPALVEQPLPAETFA